CAGAACAGCAAGCAAGGCCACATACAAACAGAACCCTTTCCTCCAACACAAGACAGCAATTATTGTTCCCTTCCTTTCCCACATTTAGGCACCCAAAAGAGCTCATTTTGGAGTCAGTATGCATTCAGCAGGTGACAGTAATTTGTAATAAAGTAGGGGCTGCATGAAGAGGTATCTGCTAAACTCAGACAGGCTCCAAAATAAGCAAAGCATCAAATCTGAATTACCTCATTTAGCCATATATTTGTAGTTCTATCCCAAAAAGACATTTGCCTGGCAGAAAAAGTTTATTGCATTCACTTATATTAATGCTCAGATCTCTGGAACCTACCTTCATCTCATCCAGCATCTTCAGGCATGAAGCATATTTGGATTCGTAGAACTTGAAGATGATGTCACGGACCTGTGGTTCCAGCTCCAAGAAGAGTTTGAAGGAGctgcagatatttatttaatcaatcataTTTCTCTAGCACCTGATATACATATGACAGACGACAACAGTCAGACCCTGGAGTCGTCCCTCTCccacactgagtcagaccgttagGTTTTTcgtgtccacactgactggcagtggctttcaagGATTTCACATAGTGTTCAATGTCTTCTAGGATAGCTCCCCACTGTGAGAATACTGGtaggctgtagggatgtgcatgaacggcTTAGGGCAGCCAGCCGGGGAGCGGtgcccttaaaaagcaggtaaggagctctttacctgctcacccctgccccaccgctaTTCTGGCAGCAGCCCCCACTCTTCAGAACACCGCACACAGCTGTGGCACTGCTCCATGCAACCTCTGCACAGCATTGGCACTCAGCACATGCATGGCTGGCACACATGTGTAGTTAGCATGGTGTTACTCACCACACCCATGCCTGGCGTGCATGTGTGCCAGCCATATGCATACCACACAGAGACTGCAGGGAATGGTGGTGCAGCCACGTGTGGCATTTCGGAGAGGTGCTGCCGCCGGAATAGCGGCAGGGCAGGAACGAACGAacaagtaaggagctccttacctgctttttaaaggaacctctCCCTGCCCAAGCCAGTTGGGCGCTTCCCAGAGGAGACGCCAAACCAGCTCGTGCGCATCCCTAGTAGACTGGTCTATCCATTTTCACAGCAATTTTGCACTTTGTTGTCTCAGCCAGAAATAACTCTATTGAATCTTGGAAATGTATGTTAGGCTAAAGCCCAGCCTTCCTTGGACTAAATTTAGTGCCAgtgctgagggccaaactacatatgaTGAGTGGTTCAATGATTCCTCCTCACATTTTTTGCCCTAAAAGAAAAACAGCTGCTGGAAGCTGAAATCAGTAGTGGTGGACCAGCAGGAAGTGGGTAGGTGGCTGCTCAATTCCTTCCCACTGTTTATCTATTCAGTCTAATCCCACCCCAAGTGCTTTTCCACTGGGGGTGAAGAAGATGCAGGACATTAAATACAAGTGTCCCATTCATTATTGCCTCAATTGGCAAGGATTTTACCCTCCTTTTCTTGTTAGTTTAATGTATTCAAATACCAGTTTTAGAATAAAACATAAAAGCTTGCAGTAAAAAGATAAACACATTTCatcaaacagcaattaaaaccatGAGAATTAGGCACAACACAGAATGATATAAATGCAAGCAGTAGAGTAAAATGCCTTCTGGAACGGGAAGATCTTCAGTTTCTGCCACAATTAGGAAGGTCAGGGAAGAGGCCCTTACTCCGGTACCTGCCCAGTGGATCTCTGCTAAACGCAAAGAGCAGGGCCTTCAAAGCTGATTGGAAAACTTGGATAGGCTCATTTGCTAATCCTCACACTATCAACCTGGAGAAGTGTTGTCATTCTCTCTTCTCAGACAAGGGGTTAGggtctaaatatatatatatatatttaatttaacttttttaaaaaaaaataccacccGCAACTCAAAACTCCATCAGCTGACTTGTGCAGTACTCGGGGCCTTACAGATCACTCACCTGCTGGAGATGACATTGCGCTGCAGTTCCTGACGGTCAAAGGTGGCTAGTGCACACAGGCCACCGTACACAGCCACATTGCTAGGAGAGAGCAGCTAGAAGGAGTGAGAACAAGTACTTCAGATATAGCTAGAGCTGTAAGCAAGGGAGGGCTAGATCGTCTGAGCTCCGCCAATGCCCAAGAATGGGCTGGTCTTCAAAGCATCCAGCAAAACTAAGGGAAAGCTGTCCCTTAAATCAGGCCCAACGTGGACTACAACTTCCCCTGCTCACAGCACCTCTTCAGCCTTACCTCAGGGAAGTCACAGTGATCAAACGAGGCCAACAGGAAGCACTTTGCCGCCTGCTTGTATTTCCGGGCAGCGAGTTCAGCCAAGCCTAAGAACCAGAGCCAGTTAGTTTTTTGTCCAGGACACTAaggactagtgttccctctaatttttcccccccgatctgtgcacagaatgagttttgttctgggcggctataccaaggcagtgtgtgtgcaagtgcattcagaatgtggccttcttgattcaatctaagcgggatctaaaattaactgagtagacatcaaCAAACTTGTGAGCGAGCACTGCACGCCTTAGAGGACTTAGAGCACCGCACTGCTAAGGACATGAGTTGGGAGAGGCATAAGATTACACACAGAAATCTAGGGGAACAGTTCCAGAGTTACCCACAGTTCTACAGGAGAGAGTTTTTGCTCTTTGCCCTGAGGTAGAAAACTGAGGGGAAAGAAATGTTGTGCCTGCACTCAGCAAGCCCAGCTACCATCAGAGGCAAACACTATTCATAAGGCATGGAGTGGCCTCACTCACCTGCAGCACACTTCAATTTGGTGAGGATTGCTTGTGTCTGGCTGTCACGTTCTCCTCTTTGCTATTAGGGGAAGAAGAGACAATGAATCAGCAAGTGAGCAGCAGCTTTCTAGCTCATTCCCTCCACTAAACCTCTCCAAGGAAGCCCTTCTGATGTGCGACATCCTTGGCTCTCAGCATGGCCCAAGCAGCTCATCTACAAAAGCAGATGGGTTCACCCGCCCCAGAGCTCAAACACGCACAGCACATCACCCATTAGGATAAGGAGGAATCTGGGTCTCTGCTCCATTTGCATACATCTGAATGCCATCACCACCTTAACATCCAATAATAATTCATTTACCCTCACAATTCTCATCCTAGGCAAGGAAGAGCAGAGCGATTAACTTTTGAGAGCACTTTTAATTCTTGGAGACAGAACTATGTCTcaagtcattattattattattacatttatatcccgctcttcctccaaggagcccagagcagtgtactacatacttaagtttatctttccacaacaaccctgtgaagtaggctaggctgagagagaagtgactggcccagagtcacccagctagtattatggctgaatggggatttgaactcgggtctccccggtcctagtccagcactctaaccactacaccacgctggcattaaTTCAGGGCACTGGACAACATAATGAGATCccatgtggtgtagtgattagaatgtCAGAGcagaactggggagacctgggttcaaatctgtGCTCagttatgaaactcactgggtttcCTTGGATCAGTGACTATCTCTCAGGCTACCTCAACAGTTTGTTGTGAGGGTAACAGGAGGGGGAAATTTCCATGCTGCCCTGAGCGCCATGATATGGTAGAAGGGAGAGATAGAACTATAATAAAGGAAACAGAAGTCATGGGCCTAGGTTTATGGCAACAGTCGCAGTGTTAAAAACTCACTACCTCTGCAATTTCTGGTGTGGACTCTGCCTTGCTCACATAGCTCAGGACATGGGACCAATTTTGAAGATAAACACTGACCTGCAAGGAAAGAAGCAGAAACACCACAACACTTCAGTGGGAGCTCAAAataagaggaaaggtaccatctgctggccattccATGTCTTTGCCATAGAAACAGCTGTGAACTAGCGAGTTTCTCTCGTGGGGCTAGTCAACAGTTACCAACTGGTTGGGCCCCTTAGGAGTACTGCTGATGGTCATCCGGCTACATGCTTCAGGGGGCAAGGGAAGATTCATTATGTGGAATGCATGTTAAAATAGAGGCAAGTgctaaacaaaaagaaaatttcATGTGTGTGTTCCCGTTCTAAAGAGCCACTGACATATATTGCTTTTTACCTTGATAACATTGAGGCACATGTTAATAACATGCTTTGCACTGGTGCAGTAATCACGGGCTCGCGAATAACATTTGAGGGCATTGCTGAGGTCCCCACAGTCAAGATAATGATCACCCAAGTCATCATGGCCTCTCCTAGACAAAAGGCAGCAAAATAATCAAGCAAGGATATTACACAAGACAAAATCCTTCCCTCAAGCCTGACCCAACAAGTCCAGTTGCTGGATAACACGCCATGGGGAAAGGATGTTCTTATTTGGGGCTTTAAGGATTCTCAGAACATAGGAATTCCCACAGGAaactgcaaatatatatatatatatatatatatatggagagagagagagagagagtgtgtgtgtgtgcacgcacgtgtgtgtgcacgcacacacacacacaatatagaaCAAAAAATTCTGGCTGCAGAATTCTGGCTGCAGTGAGTGCAGAcagcaggcagacatttaacagccACAAGGTTGCTTCTTAAATAGTTCTGTGGGCATAAGACACATGAAAACTTTGTCTGAGTAAGTCAACTGTGGAACATTTTCACACAAATGACCCCATGAGCTGAAGCTCCTAGACAGGTCTACTGAATGGACTTATTCACCAGCAAATTGCGTAAAAGATGAAATCCAACAAGGTCTTATTCACACCCACAAAACAATTCCAAGAGGCATCTCACAGACACAAAATATTATTCTGAGTTGGCTGTAGTATTCCTTATTGCTGCATCCAGACTTATTTTTGTTGTAGAGGATCTCCTTGGATGTCACCTGATGCTTTCCTTGATTGAATTCCCTTTATAGTTTTTTAGATCCGTGTCCAACTTTTCCAGTTTGAGAAGAGCTTTTTTACGTGTAGCCTCAACCCAAGCTGTGTCTAGAGGAGGGGGCTCTATTCCTCCATCTGGGACGGCATCAGGCGTATTCTGTAGCTCTCTGGTAAAAGACAGACAAAAGAAGTGAATGAGCCATACACAATCAATTGCTCTGTATAACAATAATGATCTGTAAAAACAAGAAGTTGTAAGAATGTAAAAGGAAGGTTCATCACTGTTAGCAACCATGAATGAGAGAAGCTTCCTAAAGCATCATAACTCTACTTAGTTCAACTTTTAGCTGCTGTCTCTATGTAGGATTTTCCAAACACATTCAGGTAtacatacattattttatttgatgTTAACCAAGACCAAAGCCTGAAATTATAGGCAGGAACAGTACAAGACGACTGCAGGGTCATCGGGGAGAGTCTAACTAATAAGAGTAagaatgtgcatgaactgaggttcgagcacaggttcagtgctgaactggtttCGGATGAGGTCCCGTCTGGTATGGCACCGTGGGGAGAGGAGCGatgagcgggagctttaagaaagaggagagcaggtccttacctgttctccactgccccatgcagcttcctgttggggcaGCACGCATCCCAAGTACCCATGCGTGGcatcagcaggaagctgcttagggcagcagagaggacctgctctcttctttcttaaagctcctgctcaccTCCATGCGGTGCCGAACTGGTCTGGACCTCTGAAACGGTTTGTCTCCAAACCCGAGTTCGAACCTCAGTTTGGACACATCCTTAAATCAGAGTTTTCCTTTCAGGGTTATGCATCCTCATTTCCACAGAAgccctttgagccctttctccatcTTTAGTACCTGGTGGCTTCAGTCAGCTTCCGGTGGATTTCTTCATAAACATCAACATTGAATGTTCTTTGGACAAATGAGAGCGCCATCTTGAGGGCTTCAATGCGCAACTGCGGGCAGTGGTCAGCAATGAACTGCAGCCGCTCGATCCTCATCAGGCCGCTGTAACTTGCTGCATACTGTTCCAGATCCTTCAGGCCCCAGCAGGAAGAAAAGACATCATTTATGCTAGAGAGCAGTAGCCCAAATATCAAGTTTGTTCCTTTTGCTATTAGTCAAACAACAACAGAAGAATAATAAAATTCCAGAATGGGGAGGGATGCCTCAGTGTCTGCCTCTGTAGGAGATAGAAGaaagttctttaagggcaggaggcTGTGTTTCTTTATCACTATGAtctaagtctctctctctctctctctctctctctctctctctctctctctctct
Above is a window of Hemicordylus capensis ecotype Gifberg chromosome 2, rHemCap1.1.pri, whole genome shotgun sequence DNA encoding:
- the GPS1 gene encoding COP9 signalosome complex subunit 1 isoform X2, whose product is MPLPVQVFNLQPASTVSGQGGAESQDRMRDSSVPSSASSSVTDLYNTPRSSRSDLFLPGTSGDFSLSACLSACTLLYEGAVEPMQIDVDPQEDQQNAPDINYVVENPTLDLEQYAASYSGLMRIERLQFIADHCPQLRIEALKMALSFVQRTFNVDVYEEIHRKLTEATRELQNTPDAVPDGGIEPPPLDTAWVEATRKKALLKLEKLDTDLKNYKGNSIKESIRRGHDDLGDHYLDCGDLSNALKCYSRARDYCTSAKHVINMCLNVIKVSVYLQNWSHVLSYVSKAESTPEIAEQRGERDSQTQAILTKLKCAAGLAELAARKYKQAAKCFLLASFDHCDFPELLSPSNVAVYGGLCALATFDRQELQRNVISSSSFKLFLELEPQVRDIIFKFYESKYASCLKMLDEMKDNLLLDMYLAPHVRTLYTQIRNRALIQYFSPYVSADMRKMATAFNTTVAALEDELTQLILEGLINARIDSHSKILYARDVDQRSTTFEKSLLMGKEFQRRAKAMILRAAVLRNQIHVKSPPREGSQGELTPANSQSRMSTNM
- the GPS1 gene encoding COP9 signalosome complex subunit 1 isoform X3; the protein is MPLPVQVFNLQGAVEPMQIDVDPQEDQQNAPDINYVVENPTLDLEQYAASYSGLMRIERLQFIADHCPQLRIEALKMALSFVQRTFNVDVYEEIHRKLTEATRELQNTPDAVPDGGIEPPPLDTAWVEATRKKALLKLEKLDTDLKNYKGNSIKESIRRGHDDLGDHYLDCGDLSNALKCYSRARDYCTSAKHVINMCLNVIKVSVYLQNWSHVLSYVSKAESTPEIAEQRGERDSQTQAILTKLKCAAGLAELAARKYKQAAKCFLLASFDHCDFPELLSPSNVAVYGGLCALATFDRQELQRNVISSSSFKLFLELEPQVRDIIFKFYESKYASCLKMLDEMKDNLLLDMYLAPHVRTLYTQIRNRALIQYFSPYVSADMRKMATAFNTTVAALEDELTQLILEGLINARIDSHSKILYARDVDQRSTTFEKSLLMGKEFQRRAKAMILRAAVLRNQIHVKSPPREGSQGELTPANSQSRMSTNM
- the GPS1 gene encoding COP9 signalosome complex subunit 1 isoform X1; this translates as MPLPVQVFNLQQPASTVSGQGGAESQDRMRDSSVPSSASSSVTDLYNTPRSSRSDLFLPGTSGDFSLSACLSACTLLYEGAVEPMQIDVDPQEDQQNAPDINYVVENPTLDLEQYAASYSGLMRIERLQFIADHCPQLRIEALKMALSFVQRTFNVDVYEEIHRKLTEATRELQNTPDAVPDGGIEPPPLDTAWVEATRKKALLKLEKLDTDLKNYKGNSIKESIRRGHDDLGDHYLDCGDLSNALKCYSRARDYCTSAKHVINMCLNVIKVSVYLQNWSHVLSYVSKAESTPEIAEQRGERDSQTQAILTKLKCAAGLAELAARKYKQAAKCFLLASFDHCDFPELLSPSNVAVYGGLCALATFDRQELQRNVISSSSFKLFLELEPQVRDIIFKFYESKYASCLKMLDEMKDNLLLDMYLAPHVRTLYTQIRNRALIQYFSPYVSADMRKMATAFNTTVAALEDELTQLILEGLINARIDSHSKILYARDVDQRSTTFEKSLLMGKEFQRRAKAMILRAAVLRNQIHVKSPPREGSQGELTPANSQSRMSTNM